The following proteins are encoded in a genomic region of Vibrio tasmaniensis:
- a CDS encoding IS630 family transposase, whose amino-acid sequence MDSLNNTDFKKLASQQKTIQMKVRLLALAHFKEGHSRTQISKYLKVSRTSVNKWVQVFLEEGLEGLQEKPRTDRPAYLNAEQRKQLSAFIKKEAESPSGGRLVGSDIHDYIVKNFDKYYHPNSIYYLLDHMGFSWITSRSKHPKQSQQIQDDFKKFKIETILKIPGHIGLESVDVWFQDEARFGQQNTTTRLWATRGTRPRVVKQQQFEYAYLFGSVCPERGIGEAIVVPWVNKDIMTNHLEQISKATEKGRHAVVIMDGAGWHTDDIAREFNNVSTIKLPPYSPELNPIEQVWSWLRQHYLANQSFTDYNDIVSKVCCAWNEFLECKERVTKMSRRDWINLIS is encoded by the coding sequence ATGGATAGCCTTAATAATACTGATTTTAAAAAGCTAGCAAGCCAACAAAAAACCATTCAAATGAAGGTTCGCTTGCTAGCACTTGCCCACTTCAAAGAAGGTCACTCGCGTACTCAAATTTCCAAATACCTTAAAGTCAGTCGAACTAGTGTAAACAAATGGGTTCAAGTATTTCTTGAAGAAGGATTGGAAGGGCTTCAAGAAAAACCTCGCACAGACAGACCTGCATACCTCAATGCAGAACAACGAAAACAACTCAGTGCATTCATTAAGAAAGAAGCAGAGTCCCCTTCAGGCGGGCGCCTTGTCGGGAGCGATATACATGACTACATCGTGAAAAACTTTGATAAATACTACCACCCTAATTCTATCTATTATCTCCTCGACCACATGGGCTTCTCTTGGATAACTTCTCGCTCCAAACACCCTAAACAATCACAGCAAATCCAAGACGATTTTAAAAAATTCAAAATAGAAACGATCCTTAAGATCCCCGGCCATATTGGGCTAGAGAGTGTTGATGTCTGGTTTCAAGACGAAGCTAGGTTTGGCCAACAGAACACAACGACACGTCTTTGGGCGACTCGTGGAACGAGGCCTCGCGTGGTAAAACAACAGCAATTTGAATACGCTTATTTGTTTGGTTCGGTATGCCCTGAAAGAGGAATTGGCGAAGCCATAGTGGTTCCTTGGGTTAACAAGGACATAATGACAAATCACTTAGAGCAGATATCTAAGGCTACTGAAAAAGGACGTCATGCTGTCGTTATAATGGATGGTGCAGGCTGGCATACCGATGATATTGCGAGAGAGTTTAATAACGTCAGTACTATTAAGCTTCCTCCCTACTCGCCAGAGCTTAACCCTATAGAGCAAGTTTGGAGTTGGTTGCGACAACATTATCTAGCGAATCAAAGTTTCACTGATTATAACGACATTGTTTCCAAGGTTTGTTGCGCTTGGAATGAATTTCTTGAGTGCAAAGAGCGTGTCACAAAAATGAGCAGAAGGGATTGGATAAACCTGATCAGTTAA
- the pssA gene encoding CDP-diacylglycerol--serine O-phosphatidyltransferase, protein MIASRNPFIQLPTIAQNPDKFEVLLSAQEFRARLLDEISRATTRISLVALYLEDDEAGREILTALYEAKQKNPELDVSVCVDWHRAQRGLIGAESSEGNAAMYKEFAEKYQHSVPVYGIPVRGKEVFGVLHLKGFIVDDSVIYSGASLNNIYLNYHDRYRFDRYHVLNNSALSDSMFSYVQEQMISDSAVYDLADKNKPATKELKPAIRQFRASLARSQYQFDGQDVSAEQVAVTPLVGIGKRRNRLNQGINQLVAQAKDEIFICTPYFNFPPSLAKEVKKALKRGVKVSIVVGDKTANDFFISPEEEFKTIGGLPYLYELNLRRFAKANEAHIASRNLSIRLWQHDSNSYHLKGIWVDKRYMLLTGNNLNPRAWKLDLENGIFIQDNYHHLTDKFQAEVDNILQHTQLICTYKQLDKVESYPMEVQKLIRKITRVKADRVLKQIL, encoded by the coding sequence ATGATTGCCAGTAGGAATCCATTCATACAGTTGCCAACCATAGCGCAGAATCCTGACAAGTTTGAAGTACTACTATCAGCGCAAGAGTTTAGAGCTCGCTTACTTGATGAGATATCTCGCGCAACAACTCGTATTAGTTTAGTCGCTTTGTATCTTGAAGATGATGAGGCTGGCCGTGAGATCCTAACTGCCTTATATGAAGCAAAGCAAAAGAATCCAGAATTAGATGTGAGTGTGTGTGTCGATTGGCACAGAGCTCAACGTGGATTGATTGGCGCGGAGTCTTCTGAAGGCAATGCAGCGATGTATAAAGAGTTCGCAGAAAAATATCAGCACTCTGTACCTGTCTATGGCATTCCAGTTCGCGGTAAAGAAGTCTTTGGCGTATTGCACTTAAAGGGGTTTATCGTCGATGACAGTGTGATATACAGCGGTGCAAGCCTTAACAATATCTACCTGAACTACCATGACCGCTATCGCTTTGACCGCTACCATGTTTTAAACAACTCAGCACTTTCTGACTCGATGTTTAGCTACGTGCAGGAGCAGATGATCTCAGATAGTGCTGTTTACGACTTAGCAGATAAGAACAAGCCTGCAACCAAAGAGCTGAAACCAGCGATTCGCCAGTTTCGAGCTTCCCTAGCAAGATCTCAGTATCAATTCGATGGACAAGACGTTTCTGCAGAGCAAGTTGCTGTAACACCATTGGTTGGTATCGGTAAAAGACGTAACCGTCTGAATCAGGGAATCAATCAACTTGTCGCTCAAGCTAAAGATGAAATATTTATCTGCACACCTTACTTCAACTTTCCACCTAGCCTAGCTAAAGAAGTAAAGAAAGCGCTTAAGCGTGGCGTAAAGGTCAGTATTGTTGTTGGCGATAAGACAGCGAATGATTTCTTTATCTCACCAGAAGAAGAGTTTAAAACGATTGGTGGGCTGCCTTACCTTTACGAATTGAACTTACGCCGTTTCGCTAAAGCTAATGAAGCTCATATTGCTAGTCGTAATCTATCAATTCGACTTTGGCAACACGATTCCAATAGCTACCACCTAAAGGGGATTTGGGTCGATAAGCGCTACATGCTACTAACAGGCAATAACCTAAACCCGCGCGCATGGAAACTGGATTTAGAGAACGGTATCTTTATCCAAGACAACTACCATCACCTAACAGACAAGTTCCAAGCTGAAGTAGATAATATCCTTCAACACACTCAACTTATCTGTACTTATAAGCAGTTAGATAAGGTAGAGAGCTACCCGATGGAAGTTCAGAAGTTGATTCGTAAGATCACTCGCGTCAAAGCCGACAGAGTGCTTAAGCAAATACTGTAG
- a CDS encoding GNAT family N-acetyltransferase: MNNVIITQLDPVKIPLVKRFYKEHYPTGKANKSELIYSLLLDNELCGVVRFRTIEDNRLLTGMAISKQHRGKQLGSQLMDYCVQHTLTKKDYCFAYAHLTNFYARHQFVQIAPKDLPNALRVLYERYSNSGKDLIPMHYQQNC; this comes from the coding sequence ATGAACAATGTCATCATTACTCAATTAGACCCAGTAAAGATTCCCCTAGTTAAACGTTTCTATAAAGAACATTATCCAACGGGAAAAGCGAACAAGAGTGAACTGATCTATTCGTTATTACTAGATAACGAGCTTTGTGGTGTCGTGCGTTTTCGCACCATTGAAGATAATCGCTTACTTACCGGTATGGCGATATCAAAACAACATCGTGGTAAGCAATTAGGCTCCCAACTTATGGATTATTGTGTACAGCACACGCTAACGAAAAAAGATTACTGTTTTGCATACGCTCATCTCACCAATTTTTACGCGCGCCACCAATTCGTACAAATAGCCCCTAAAGATCTGCCTAATGCTCTAAGAGTTTTGTACGAACGCTATTCGAATAGCGGAAAAGATCTCATTCCTATGCATTATCAGCAAAATTGTTAG
- the murB gene encoding UDP-N-acetylmuramate dehydrogenase: MQFHLNASLKNVHTFSIDQTCDALVEVTTTEELISVYRDPKWSDLPKLILGKGSNMLFTEHFAGLVIVNKLAGIKLTETDSHHLLHVNGGEDWPSLVEWSVDKGLGGLENLAMIPGCSGSAPIQNIGAYGVELQDVCEYVDILCLDTYTVKRLSKEECLFGYRDSIFKHGLYGKALVVAIGLTLPKEWEPCNHYGPLKSLPVETLSPRTIFDEVCAIRSSKLPDPRVQGNAGSFFKNPVITKDHFDRLLALYPNIVGYENNDMIKVAAGWLIDQCEFKGVTEGGAQVHPNQALVIINYDEASAVDILKLAERVRQSVLNKFDIRLEHEVRFMGRDRETNLDKALESLG; this comes from the coding sequence ATGCAATTCCATCTCAATGCTAGTTTAAAAAATGTTCATACTTTTTCCATCGATCAGACGTGTGATGCGTTGGTTGAAGTCACTACTACCGAAGAATTGATTTCCGTTTACAGAGACCCTAAATGGTCAGATTTACCTAAGTTAATACTGGGTAAGGGCAGTAATATGCTTTTTACTGAGCACTTCGCTGGCCTGGTTATTGTGAATAAATTGGCCGGGATTAAGCTGACCGAGACGGACAGTCATCACCTACTGCATGTAAATGGTGGGGAGGATTGGCCAAGCTTGGTTGAGTGGAGTGTCGATAAGGGGCTGGGTGGCCTAGAAAATCTAGCAATGATACCCGGCTGTTCAGGCTCTGCTCCGATTCAGAATATTGGTGCGTATGGTGTTGAGTTGCAAGACGTATGCGAGTATGTCGATATCCTGTGTCTGGATACTTATACAGTTAAGCGATTAAGCAAAGAAGAATGTCTCTTTGGTTACCGAGATTCAATTTTCAAACACGGCCTCTATGGTAAAGCGCTCGTTGTTGCGATTGGTTTGACGTTGCCGAAAGAGTGGGAGCCATGCAATCACTACGGCCCGTTAAAAAGCCTTCCTGTCGAGACTCTCTCTCCTCGTACTATATTTGATGAAGTATGTGCTATCCGTTCAAGCAAGCTGCCAGACCCTAGAGTCCAAGGCAATGCGGGTAGCTTCTTCAAAAACCCTGTGATCACCAAAGATCATTTTGATCGCTTGTTAGCGCTATATCCCAACATTGTCGGCTATGAGAACAATGACATGATCAAAGTCGCTGCAGGCTGGCTGATTGATCAATGCGAGTTCAAAGGCGTGACAGAAGGCGGTGCTCAAGTTCACCCAAACCAGGCATTAGTTATCATCAATTATGATGAGGCTTCTGCTGTGGATATCCTTAAGCTTGCAGAACGAGTGCGCCAATCTGTCTTGAATAAATTCGATATACGATTGGAACATGAAGTGCGTTTTATGGGGCGAGACCGCGAAACAAACCTAGATAAAGCTTTGGAGTCATTGGGATGA
- the birA gene encoding bifunctional biotin--[acetyl-CoA-carboxylase] ligase/biotin operon repressor BirA, with protein MREHSTKLALLRCLADGEFHSGEGLGEMIGVSRAAISKHIKGIQEWGLDIYRVQGKGYKLASRLDMLDQEKLSAVSRDAALELIPIIGSTNQHLLERTSTLESGSVCIAEYQAAGRGRRGREWVSPFGANLYLSMYWRLDAGMAAAMGLSLVVGVAVVEALEEMGVEGIKLKWPNDLYHNDKKLAGILVELSGQSGGAAHIVIGLGLNLSMDPTISGIGQPWTSLKEVCDGKVPDRNQLAQTLINAWDKSLVDYEQKGMSNFVERWNRLDNFLGRNVRLIIGPREIEGVVQGIDEQGAVLLKTENGVERYIGGEISLRKGD; from the coding sequence ATGAGAGAGCACAGTACCAAACTTGCACTATTGAGATGTCTTGCTGACGGTGAGTTTCATTCAGGTGAAGGCCTAGGTGAAATGATCGGTGTGTCACGAGCGGCTATCAGTAAGCACATTAAAGGTATTCAAGAGTGGGGATTAGATATCTATCGAGTACAAGGCAAAGGTTATAAGCTAGCCAGTCGTTTAGATATGCTTGACCAAGAAAAGTTATCTGCAGTGAGTCGCGATGCTGCTCTTGAACTCATTCCAATCATAGGTTCAACAAACCAACATCTATTAGAGCGAACTAGCACCCTCGAATCGGGGTCTGTCTGTATTGCTGAATATCAAGCTGCGGGACGTGGACGTCGTGGACGAGAGTGGGTATCGCCATTCGGTGCAAACCTCTATCTTTCAATGTATTGGAGACTCGACGCAGGGATGGCTGCCGCAATGGGCTTGAGCCTTGTGGTTGGTGTCGCTGTTGTTGAAGCTTTGGAAGAGATGGGCGTAGAAGGTATAAAGCTCAAATGGCCGAACGACCTTTACCACAATGACAAGAAGCTTGCAGGTATCTTGGTAGAACTGTCAGGGCAGTCTGGTGGCGCTGCTCATATTGTGATTGGGTTGGGGCTAAACTTATCCATGGATCCAACAATATCAGGTATTGGCCAACCTTGGACTTCTCTTAAAGAAGTGTGTGATGGAAAAGTCCCCGATCGTAACCAGTTAGCGCAGACTCTGATCAATGCTTGGGATAAGTCCCTTGTCGATTATGAGCAGAAAGGGATGTCGAATTTTGTAGAACGTTGGAACCGCTTAGATAATTTCTTAGGTCGCAATGTTAGGTTGATCATTGGACCTAGAGAAATTGAAGGTGTTGTTCAAGGCATCGATGAACAAGGTGCTGTATTACTCAAAACTGAGAATGGTGTCGAGCGCTATATCGGTGGTGAGATATCGCTAAGAAAAGGCGACTAA
- the coaA gene encoding type I pantothenate kinase — protein MSPFMSFDRERWSELRNLVPMTLSESDLKELQGINEKLTMEEAVEIYLPLSRLLNLYVAARQNRNSVLHQFLDKNEKAPPFIIGIAGSVAVGKSTTARLLKALLSRWENHPKVELVTTDGFLYPNEVLEEKGLMSKKGFPESYDIKRLVNFVSDVKACKRNVTAPVYSHLTYNITDDVKCVDLPDVLIIEGLNVLQTGMNDPHEPHRVFISDFLDFSLYVDADSQQIKEWYVNRFMKFRDGAFTKPGSYFSHYTKLSNQAALDKAEGIWSSINGLNLEQNILPTRERAHLILRKGADHMVEEVLLRK, from the coding sequence ATGAGCCCATTTATGTCATTTGACCGCGAACGTTGGTCTGAGCTAAGGAATTTAGTTCCGATGACACTTTCTGAGAGCGACTTAAAAGAGCTTCAAGGCATCAATGAAAAGCTCACAATGGAGGAAGCTGTTGAGATCTACCTGCCGCTCTCTCGTCTGTTAAATCTCTATGTGGCAGCCAGACAGAATAGAAACTCAGTACTCCATCAATTCCTGGATAAAAACGAGAAAGCACCACCTTTTATCATCGGTATTGCTGGAAGTGTCGCTGTTGGCAAAAGTACGACAGCACGACTCCTTAAAGCCCTACTTTCTCGCTGGGAGAACCACCCAAAAGTTGAACTAGTGACAACCGATGGCTTCTTATACCCAAATGAGGTGTTAGAAGAAAAAGGATTGATGAGCAAAAAAGGCTTTCCGGAGTCTTACGACATTAAGCGTTTAGTGAACTTTGTTTCGGATGTAAAAGCATGCAAGAGAAATGTCACGGCACCCGTGTACTCGCATCTTACGTACAACATTACTGATGACGTTAAGTGCGTCGACCTACCAGATGTGCTTATTATTGAAGGGCTTAATGTCTTACAAACAGGCATGAATGATCCACACGAGCCACATCGCGTGTTTATTTCAGACTTCCTTGATTTCTCACTCTATGTTGACGCTGATAGCCAACAAATCAAAGAGTGGTACGTCAATCGCTTTATGAAATTCCGCGATGGCGCGTTTACCAAACCTGGCTCTTACTTTAGTCATTACACGAAATTATCGAACCAAGCAGCACTGGATAAAGCGGAAGGTATCTGGAGTTCAATTAATGGCTTGAACCTAGAACAAAATATCCTTCCGACACGAGAAAGGGCTCACTTGATTCTACGTAAAGGCGCAGATCATATGGTTGAAGAAGTGTTACTAAGAAAATAG
- the tuf gene encoding elongation factor Tu has protein sequence MSKEKFERTKPHVNVGTIGHVDHGKTTLTAAICTTLAKVYGGVAKDFASIDNAPEERERGITIATSHVEYDTPERHYAHVDCPGHADYVKNMITGAAQMDGGILVVAATDGPMPQTREHILLGRQVGIPYIIVFMNKCDMVDDEELLELVEMEVRELLSEYEYPGDDLPVIQGSALGALNGEKQWEDKIVELAEALDSYIPLPERAVDLPFLLPIEDVFSIQGRGTVVTGRIERGILRVGDEVEIVGIKETTLTTCTGVEMFRKLLDEGRAGENVGALLRGTKRDDVERGQVLSAKGSINPHTKFESEVYVLSKDEGGRHTPFFKGYRPQFYFRTTDVTGDITLPEGVEMVMPGDNVQMTVELIAPIAMDEGLRFAIREGGRTVGAGVVAKIFA, from the coding sequence ATGTCTAAAGAAAAATTTGAACGTACGAAACCGCACGTAAACGTTGGTACTATCGGCCACGTTGACCACGGTAAAACAACTCTAACTGCTGCTATCTGTACTACACTTGCAAAAGTGTACGGCGGTGTTGCTAAAGATTTCGCATCTATCGATAACGCTCCAGAAGAGCGCGAGCGCGGTATCACAATCGCAACTTCTCACGTTGAGTACGATACTCCTGAACGTCACTACGCACACGTAGACTGTCCTGGACACGCCGATTATGTTAAAAACATGATCACTGGTGCTGCTCAAATGGACGGCGGTATCCTAGTTGTTGCTGCTACAGATGGCCCTATGCCACAAACTCGTGAGCACATCCTACTTGGTCGTCAAGTTGGTATCCCTTACATCATCGTATTCATGAACAAATGTGACATGGTTGATGACGAAGAGCTACTTGAGCTAGTAGAAATGGAAGTTCGTGAACTTCTTTCTGAGTACGAGTACCCAGGAGACGACCTTCCAGTAATTCAAGGTTCTGCACTTGGCGCTCTAAACGGCGAAAAGCAGTGGGAAGACAAGATCGTTGAGCTTGCAGAAGCACTAGATTCTTACATTCCACTTCCAGAGCGTGCTGTTGATCTACCGTTCCTACTTCCTATTGAAGATGTATTCTCAATCCAAGGTCGTGGTACTGTAGTTACTGGTCGTATCGAGCGCGGTATCCTACGTGTAGGTGACGAAGTAGAAATCGTTGGTATCAAAGAGACTACTCTTACTACTTGTACTGGTGTTGAAATGTTCCGTAAACTGCTTGACGAAGGTCGTGCAGGTGAGAACGTTGGTGCACTTCTACGTGGTACTAAGCGTGATGACGTTGAACGTGGCCAAGTACTTTCTGCTAAAGGTTCAATCAACCCACACACTAAGTTTGAGTCTGAAGTATACGTACTTTCTAAAGACGAAGGCGGCCGTCACACTCCTTTCTTCAAGGGTTACCGTCCACAGTTCTACTTCCGTACAACTGACGTAACAGGCGACATCACTCTACCTGAAGGCGTAGAAATGGTAATGCCAGGTGACAACGTTCAAATGACTGTTGAGCTAATCGCTCCAATCGCAATGGACGAAGGTCTACGTTTCGCAATCCGCGAAGGTGGCCGTACAGTTGGTGCTGGTGTTGTAGCTAAAATCTTTGCATAA
- the secE gene encoding preprotein translocase subunit SecE — MKANAETPDSSGAADTMKWVVAFVLLAAAVVGNYLYGELSVVIRAAGVVVLIAAALGVAATTTKGKAAIDFAKESRMEIRKVVWPTRQETMQTTLIVLAVCIVMSLVLWGIDGIMVRLVSLATGV, encoded by the coding sequence ATGAAAGCAAACGCTGAAACTCCTGATAGCTCAGGTGCAGCAGATACAATGAAGTGGGTAGTCGCTTTTGTACTGTTGGCTGCTGCTGTTGTGGGTAATTACCTGTATGGTGAATTGTCTGTTGTAATTCGCGCTGCAGGTGTAGTTGTGCTGATTGCTGCCGCACTAGGCGTTGCAGCAACAACAACTAAAGGTAAAGCTGCGATCGATTTTGCAAAAGAATCTCGTATGGAGATTCGTAAAGTTGTTTGGCCTACTCGCCAAGAAACTATGCAAACTACATTGATCGTTTTAGCTGTATGTATTGTTATGTCTCTAGTGCTTTGGGGAATTGACGGCATTATGGTCCGTTTAGTTTCTCTAGCGACTGGGGTGTAG
- the nusG gene encoding transcription termination/antitermination protein NusG, with product MSEAPKKRWYVVQAFSGYEGRVSQSLREHIKMHDMEEFFGDVLVPTEEVVEMRAGQRRKSERKFFPGYVLVQMIMNDESWHLVRSIPRVMGFIGGTSDRPAPITDKEADAILNRLEKASESPRPKTMFEAGEVVRVNDGPFADFNGTVEEVDYEKSRIKVSVSIFGRATPVELEFGQVEKLD from the coding sequence ATGAGTGAAGCTCCAAAAAAACGTTGGTATGTAGTTCAAGCCTTTTCTGGCTATGAAGGTCGTGTATCTCAATCGTTACGCGAACATATTAAAATGCACGACATGGAAGAATTCTTTGGTGACGTTTTAGTACCTACTGAAGAAGTAGTGGAAATGCGTGCAGGTCAACGCCGTAAAAGCGAACGTAAGTTCTTCCCTGGCTACGTATTAGTGCAAATGATCATGAATGATGAATCATGGCACTTAGTACGCAGCATTCCTCGTGTTATGGGCTTCATTGGTGGTACCTCTGATCGTCCTGCACCAATCACTGACAAAGAAGCTGATGCTATCTTGAACCGTCTAGAGAAAGCGAGCGAGTCTCCACGTCCTAAGACAATGTTCGAAGCGGGTGAAGTGGTTCGTGTGAACGATGGTCCATTTGCTGACTTTAACGGTACTGTTGAAGAAGTGGATTACGAGAAGAGCCGCATTAAGGTATCTGTATCGATCTTTGGTCGTGCAACACCTGTTGAGCTTGAATTTGGTCAGGTTGAGAAACTAGACTAA
- the rplK gene encoding 50S ribosomal protein L11 produces MAKKVEAYIKLQVAAGMANPSPPVGPALGQHGVNIMEFCKAFNAKTESVEKGLPTPVVITVYNDRSFTFVTKTPPAAVLLKKAAGVKSGSGRPNTEKVGTVTDAQVQEIAETKAADMTGADIEAMKRSIAGTARSMGLVVEG; encoded by the coding sequence ATGGCTAAGAAAGTTGAAGCTTATATCAAACTGCAAGTTGCAGCTGGTATGGCAAACCCAAGTCCACCGGTTGGTCCTGCTCTAGGTCAACACGGCGTGAACATCATGGAATTCTGTAAAGCGTTCAACGCAAAAACAGAATCTGTTGAGAAAGGTCTACCTACTCCAGTAGTAATTACTGTTTACAACGACCGTTCTTTCACGTTCGTAACTAAGACTCCACCTGCTGCTGTTCTTCTTAAGAAAGCTGCTGGCGTTAAGTCTGGTTCAGGTCGTCCAAACACTGAGAAAGTTGGTACTGTAACTGACGCTCAAGTTCAGGAAATCGCAGAAACTAAAGCTGCTGATATGACTGGTGCTGACATCGAAGCAATGAAGCGTTCTATTGCTGGTACTGCTCGTTCAATGGGCCTAGTGGTAGAGGGATAA
- the rplA gene encoding 50S ribosomal protein L1: MAKLTKRMRVIRDKVEVTKEYEINEAVALLKELATAKFVESVDVAVNLGIDARKSDQNVRGATVLPHGTGRDIRVAVFTQGANAEAAKAAGADIVGMEDLAEQVKKGEMNFDVVVASPDAMRVVGQLGTILGPRGLMPNPKVGTVTPNVAEAVKNAKAGQVRYRNDKNGIIHTTIGKASFEANQLQENLEALLVALKKAKPSSAKGTFLKKVSISTTMGAGVTVDQASLDTQAS; the protein is encoded by the coding sequence ATGGCAAAACTTACTAAGCGTATGCGCGTAATCCGCGACAAAGTTGAAGTAACTAAAGAGTACGAAATCAACGAAGCTGTTGCTCTTCTTAAAGAACTAGCTACTGCTAAATTCGTTGAGTCTGTAGATGTTGCTGTTAACCTAGGCATCGATGCTCGTAAATCTGACCAAAACGTACGTGGCGCAACTGTGCTACCTCACGGTACTGGCCGTGACATCCGCGTTGCTGTGTTCACTCAAGGTGCAAACGCAGAAGCAGCTAAAGCAGCTGGCGCAGATATCGTTGGTATGGAAGATCTTGCTGAGCAAGTGAAAAAAGGCGAAATGAACTTCGACGTTGTTGTTGCTTCTCCTGATGCAATGCGTGTTGTTGGTCAACTAGGTACAATCCTAGGTCCACGCGGCCTTATGCCAAACCCTAAAGTTGGTACTGTAACTCCTAACGTTGCTGAAGCGGTTAAGAACGCTAAAGCTGGTCAGGTTCGTTACCGTAACGACAAGAACGGTATCATCCACACTACTATCGGCAAAGCGTCTTTCGAAGCTAACCAGCTTCAAGAGAACCTAGAAGCACTTCTAGTGGCTCTTAAGAAAGCTAAGCCTTCTTCAGCGAAAGGTACTTTCCTGAAGAAAGTAAGCATCTCTACTACGATGGGTGCTGGTGTTACTGTTGATCAAGCTAGTCTTGACACTCAAGCAAGTTAA
- the rplJ gene encoding 50S ribosomal protein L10, whose translation MALNLQDKKAIVAEVNEAASGALSAVVADSRGVTVGAMTSLRKQAREAGVYMRVVRNTLARRAVEGTEYECLQDTFTGPSLLAFSNEHPGAAARLFKDFAKENKTFEIKAAAFEGAVTDADVLATLPTYDEAIARLMMCMKEASAGKLVRTIAAVRDQKEEAAA comes from the coding sequence ATGGCTTTAAATCTTCAAGACAAAAAAGCAATTGTTGCTGAAGTCAACGAAGCAGCCAGTGGTGCACTTTCTGCAGTTGTAGCTGACTCTCGTGGCGTTACTGTTGGCGCGATGACTTCTCTACGTAAACAAGCTCGCGAAGCGGGTGTTTACATGAGAGTTGTTCGTAACACACTAGCACGCCGTGCAGTAGAAGGTACTGAGTATGAGTGTCTACAAGACACATTTACTGGTCCTAGCCTACTTGCGTTCTCTAATGAGCACCCTGGTGCTGCAGCGCGTCTTTTCAAAGACTTCGCTAAAGAGAACAAAACATTCGAGATCAAAGCTGCTGCATTTGAAGGCGCAGTTACTGATGCTGATGTACTAGCGACACTACCAACTTACGACGAAGCTATCGCACGCCTAATGATGTGCATGAAAGAAGCTTCTGCTGGCAAGCTGGTTCGTACTATCGCTGCTGTTCGCGACCAAAAAGAAGAAGCTGCGGCATAA
- the rplL gene encoding 50S ribosomal protein L7/L12 — protein MSITNEQILDAVAEMSVMQVVELIEAMEEKFGVTAAAAVVAGGASAEAAAEQTEFDVILTAAGANKVQVIKAVRGATGLGLKEAKGLVDSAPAALKEGVDKAEAEALKAQLEEAGASVEIK, from the coding sequence ATGTCTATTACTAACGAGCAAATCCTAGACGCAGTTGCAGAAATGTCTGTAATGCAAGTTGTTGAGCTTATCGAAGCTATGGAAGAAAAATTCGGTGTTACTGCTGCTGCTGCAGTTGTAGCTGGTGGTGCTTCTGCTGAAGCTGCTGCTGAGCAAACTGAATTCGACGTTATCCTAACTGCTGCTGGCGCTAACAAAGTACAAGTTATCAAAGCTGTACGTGGCGCAACTGGCCTAGGTCTTAAAGAAGCTAAAGGTCTTGTAGACTCAGCTCCTGCAGCGCTTAAAGAAGGCGTTGACAAAGCTGAAGCTGAAGCTCTTAAAGCACAGCTAGAAGAAGCTGGCGCTTCTGTTGAAATCAAGTAA